Below is a window of Streptomyces sp. ITFR-16 DNA.
TTACGTGGTGTCTCTTCCGCGCACCACACACGGAAGAAGCAGGTGCCGGCCATGCGGTAGCCGCCGATACGGGACACCGGGATCCCGTCCTCGCCGAAGGCGGTGGGAGGCAGCGAGACCGACCAGGTGCCGTCGTCGTCCTGTTCGGGGGCGACCGCGTGCAGGCCCTGCTCGTCGAGCCATTTCCGGGCGGACCGCAGAAGGCGCTCGTCCCCCCGGTCGTCCCGCTCCTCGGTGTCCAGGGTGTGGGTCAGCCTCCGGTCACCGCCGCAGAGCGCACTGAGCTCCGGGTCGGGTGCGGTCCCCGCCGAGGCCTGACCGTAGACCAGCAGCCCCTCCCGGCCGCGCACCAGGTACACCGGGAGGAAGACGAGGGTCTCGCTCACGCACTCCAGGGAGTCCAGGGCCGCGGGAAGGTTGAACCGGGCCCGGTCCTTGCGCTCCTTGAGGCGCTTCAGGGCCGAGCGGTCGAAGCCGGACGTCACGTGGATCGGGGTGAAGCGCGGGTAGTGGTCGCTTAGTTGCACCCGGGCCAGTTCGTCTCCGGACAGAAGCGTCACGACATCGTCGTCGTAGTGGGACCGGGTCAGCGGGGTGCACCCGAGGGCCTCGAAGTACAGCTTCCGGCGGTCCTGGCGGCTCACCACGTAGCGGACGTCGTCGTCCACGGAGCGCTTCCCCAGACGTGTCAGGGAGAGCCGTCCCCCGGCCTCCTCCCGCAGATGGCCGATCCTGGTCAGGAAGCGCACCGCCTGCGCGACCAGCGCGCGGTCCAGGGCGAAGAACGTGGCGAGTTCGTCCACGGTGTGCAGGGCGCCGTGGCGCAGCCCGCGCTCCAGGAAGCGGTCGATCAGGAAGAAGGGCTCGCCCTCGGTGATGTCGGCGCGGATCTCCACCTCCCAGACCGGCAGCAGCAGGGAGTAGAGCCGGGTGGGCACGAGGCCCTGGCCGAAGGCGGCGTCCTCCAGGACGCGTTCCTCGGGGAAGTTCATCAGCCGTGGAGCCGTCGTCACGGTCGGCCCCCTTCCGAGGAGGACCCGCGGGCGGCTCTGCCCATGTCCGGGAGGGCTTCGTCGAGGGCGGCCATGACGTCCTTGTGGTCCCGCAGGTCACCGCGGTCGAGCAGATGCCGGTGCAGTTCGCCCATGAGCGTGCGGAAGCCGGGGTCGTCGGCGCGCATCAGGGTGCCCAGGTCGCCCACCATGACCAGTTGGCTCTTGGCGCGGGTGAAGGCGACGTTGGCGCGGCGCAGCTCCTTGAGGAAGCCGATGCGGCCCTCGGCGTTGCTGCGGGTGAACCCGTACAGGACGATGTCGCGCTCACCGCCCTGGTAGGAGTCGACGCTGCCGACCGAGGCGTCCGCGAGCTGGGAGTCACCGATCAGCGGGGTCAGATGGCGGATGACCTCCAGACGCTGGGCGAGGTACGGGACGATCACCACCCACTCGGAGCCCCGGTGGTGGTAGAACGCGGCGAGCCTGGCCAGAAGGCGTGCCTCGCAGGGGTTGAAGGGGCCCCGGTGGCCGCGGCCCTCGGTGCGGCGGCCACCCGACTCGCGGCGTACCCGGTCGGGCAGCCCGCCGGTGTCGACGAAGGCCATCGGACTCGCGAACAGGGGACCGGTGTGCCGGTGGTCCTTCTCGGTGAGCAGCTCGCCCCGGTAGAAGGAGGCCGAGATGAAGTCGGCGATCTCCGCGGGCATCCGGCGCTGGCGGGTCAGCTGCACGATGTGTGAGGCGGGCAGCCCGCCCCGCAGGCGTTCCAGGGCGCTCTGCGCCAGCAGCCGGACCACTTCGGGGTCACCGTTCTCCTTGGCCCACTCGTCCACCTCGGAGTCCCGGAAGGGCGGCAGTTGCCGGTCGTCACCGACCAGGACCCCGCGGCGGACCCGGGTCAGGGGCACCAGTGTGTCCGCGACGCCGATCTGTCCCGCCTCGTCGACGATGCCCAGGTCGAAGTCGACTCCCGACAGTTCGGGGCGGGACGCGGCACCGATGCAGGTGGCGCCGACCACCTGGGCGTAGCGGACCAGTTCGGGCACCAGCTGGCCCGGCTCTTGGCCGACGGCGGCTTGCCACTGCCGGGCCAGCTCCCCGCGTTGCGCGAGGAGCGGCAGCCAGTCCCGCAGCCGCCTGTGCAGGGCGTGCAACGCGGCTGCCGCATCGGCCGCATGGGGCAGGCGAGGGGGCTCGGGTTCACCCGGCACGACGGAGCGGAGTGCGTGGACGGCGGTGTCGGCGGCGTCGTAGGCGTACTGCAAACCCTGGCCGACGAGGTGTTCGGCCGTCCGGAGCGCGGTCCGGGCCGCCCGGACCGCGGCGTCGTCGCGGATCGCGTGGTCCGCCTCGGCGCCGGCGGCCTCGGCCTGCCGGCGCAGCTCGGGACCCAGCGCCCGGAGGTGCTGGATCTCCGCGTGTGCCGTGGCGAACTCCGCCTCCCGGCGGCGGGCACGGGAGCGGTACAGCCGACCGATGAGGAAGGCATGGGAGCGCTGCCCCGCGTGCCGCGCCTTCTCCTGGAGGAACGCGGCACGCTCGAACAGCGACTGCAGGGCCGCGTCCGCCTCCCGCTGCCGGTCCTGGAGCATCGCCAGCCGCGCCCGGGCCGGAGCGGCTGCCGCGTCGCTCGCCTCCCGCAGCCGCAGGGCCGCGGCCTCCGCGTTCTCCAGCTGTCCGTCGACCTGCCTCATGCGCGCGGCGAGTTCGTCCGCCCACGGTTCCACGGCCGCCGCCTCTTCGTAGGCGCGCGTGCGCTGGGTCATGGCGTGGCGGATCTCCTGGGAGAGACCGTCCGCCTGCTCCTCCAGGAGCAACGGCTTGACGTCGACGTGCACCTTGCTCTCGTCCCCGACCCGGATGACGACGAGATCCCGTGGCAGACGGGCCAGAACGTTGTCCACGGCGCGGTTGGTGTGGGAGGTGACCAGCACCCGGCCGCTGTCGGCCCCGGCCGTCGTCGCGGCGGTATGGGCGATCTCCGTGATGGTCCGGGTCTTTCCCGTGCCGGGCGGACCGAGCACCACAAGAAGATCCTCGGTGGTCAACGCTTTGCGGAAGGCTTCCAGCTGCTCGGGATCGAGGTCCTCGTGCGGCTGCGCGGTCGTCGCGGGGATCGCGCGTACGTGGTGCTCGACCACAGCCGCGAGGAGACCCGGATTCCTGGCCTCCCGTTTGCGCAGAGCCGCCACGGCCTGTCGCTGCTTGTTGAAGATGACGCTGCTGGGGATCAATTCCAGAGCGCCGCGCGCCGGCAGCCGGTCCCAGGAAACGGGCTGCTCGAACCGGACGGTGACGGTATTCTCCACCGCCCTGCTCACCTTCCCGCGCGTCTCGGTGTCGCCCTGGATGCGGACGAAGGCTCCGGCCGGCGGAGACTCCGTTCCGACGAGCCGGAATTCGTAGACGGACCGCGGAGTGCTGCCGCGCTTGCCACCGGTGGTGGTGAGGCGCTGGTACGGAAACGGCGCGGCCTGGCGGTCGTCCCGGGTGGTGATCTCCTCGGTCGCGTCGATCAGCCGGTCCACCGAGTCGAGGAACTCCGACTGGGCCTCGCTGACGGCGGGGGTTCCCTGCTGCTCCGCTCGCACCCGGCCGAGATCCTGCCAGGCCTGGTCGAGGACCTGCCACTGGGCGTCCGAGCCGTCGGGCACGGCCCGCAGTTCGAACACCATGCGCCAGGCGGGCGGGCGTACCAGGAGGCATGCTCCGGCGAGCCGCGCGTGGTCGGCCAGGCGCAGCGGATCGATGTGCTTGACGAGGTAGCCCGTACCTCGCTTCGTGGCCTCCAGACGCAGTCGGTAGGTGCGCGTGTGCACCAGCAGCGACGCCCGGTACTTGCCGGTTGCCGGGCTGATGCTCACGGCGGCGCCGTCTTCGAGCTGGTTCAGGTCGTGGACGATCCGCGAGAGGTCGGACGGCAGGCCCGCGCTGGACGCGGCTCTCGCGCGGAGCCGGTCGTCGAGGCCGATCCCCGGGACGAGCACCAGGGGAGCGCGCAGGGTGACGGTGGTGACGGACATCGGCGACGCTCCTCAGCGCTGGGGCGGCGGCGGGACGGACGCCAGTTCACGTGCGGCGGCGAGCAGGGCGGCGCCGAGCGCACCGGCCCCCGGGCGCGCCCCCGGGTCCTCGCGCAGGGCGCCGGCGACCGCGTGGACGAGGCCGTCCGGTGCGGAGCCCGAGCCGCGATAGGGCGGCATCCCGGGCTCCGGCACGCGGCCGGTCAGCGCGCGGTGCAGCAGCGCCCCCAGCTGGTAGACATCGGTGGCGGGCCCGGGACGGAAGCCGGAACCGTATCTCTGCTCGGGCGCCTGATAAGGCCCCGGGTTCTCGCCCGGGCGCGGCGGCACCGTGGCGAGGCCGAGGTCGCGCAGCGTCATGTGCGGCCGGTGCACGACCACCGCGGTCGGCCGCAGCGCCCGGTGCGACGACCCCGCGCCGCTCAGCCGCTCCAGCGCCTTGGCCACCTCGGCGAGCCCCTTCACGATCGACCACAGGCGCAGCGGGTCCGCCGGCACGGGCGATTCGGGCAGCAGCGCGTGCAGGGTCTCGGGGTGGCCGGACCGGGGGTCGCCGGGCCAGGCGAGGGCGAGGGTTGCGGTGTTCCCGGAGCGGGTGAGCTGGACGACGTCGGGGCCGCCGAGCCGCCGGCACAGCCGGGCCTCCTGCTCCAGCCCGGCGAGGGGATGGAAGCGGCCCGGGCCGGTCAGCGGATGGGTCCACTCGACCTGGCGCAGCCAGGCGTAGGTGTCCCGCGCGTTCCCGTCGGACACCACACGTGCCACCGCCTGGCGTCGTAGCACGTCGCCGTCCCGTGACTCCCGCAGCAGGTCTCCGGGGCCCTCGTACAGCAGGTATTCATGTGCGTCGACCCGGACGACGGGCCGGCTCTCCCAGGCACTGTCCGGAAAGCGGTCAGGGGCGGGCGCCAGGACGACGGCCGGCTCCGGGGGCCGCTGTCGCGGCGGCCGGCCGGCGGGGCGCAGGTCGCGCAGCACCCGCAGCGCGAAGGCGGCGGCGTGGCGCGCCGCGGTCTCCTGGGAGCCCTCGGCGTCGCGCTCGCCCTTGTCCGGATCGGCGCGGTCGCTGATCCCGCGAATGGAGAGGGCCCGCACGGTGCGGTCCATCCCGGCCGCGTGGGTGACACCGTGGCTCTCCATGTCGATGGCCGCGGCGTCGTTGTAATGCCGGCGAATGCGGCGGGCCGTCTCGGAGTCCCGGAAGCCGAGAAGCACATCGCCCGAGGCAATCGGCTCGAAATGAACCCGGGGAAGCGGGGCGGGGCGGTCGTCCGAGGGAAGGAAGGCCCAGGGCTCGTTGCGGCGGGCGGAGCGCACCAGCTGGTCCATGTCGTGGCCCGGCTCCCAGACGTCGGGCCGCGCGGCGAAGCCGTCCTCGCTCTCGCGGCCGCCGTGATAGCCGTAGACCTTTCTGGCGACGACGACGTCACCGAGGCGGACATCGTCCTTGAGCGCACCGGCGACGCCGACGAAGAGCATCGCCTCGGCGTCGAAGTACTGGAGGGCGGGCTGTGCGACGAGAGCCGCGCGGGTGTTGGTGGGGCCCGTCTCGGCCAGCGCCACCTCCCAGTTGAGGCCGCGTATCCGGCCGACGTCGAGGCGGGTGCCCTGCGGCAGCTCGACCTCGTCGACATCCACCATGTGACGGCGCACCGCCTCGTATTCGACCTCCAAGGCGGTGAGCACGACAACGACGGGCCGCCTTCTCGTTCCCCCCAACGAAAACCCTCACTTCCCCGGCACGTGAGATCGTTCCCCGCGACTTCGGTCGTTCCGGCGGCAGTCCCCGCCCGGCAAGGGATTCACTTTAGCCCGGTACTTCGGAGGGTATTCGGCGGCCGGTCCCACCCGGTGGGAATGGCTCCGGCAAGGGTGAAGAACAAGCCAGTGCGACCGCTGCGCCGAGCGATTGCCGCAATTCGAGGCAGCGACCGCAAAACGGATCAGCAGGCCGATCGGAATGCCGGTGATGCGGTGGATAATCCGCTGATTGTCCGGTGCCTTACGGATATCCGCGGAAACGCGGGCCGGCCGTGACGGCAGCCGGACCGAGGGCGCTGCGGGCCCGGGCGCACCGTCGACGCCCAGGTCACCGGCGTCCGCGACCGCCCCTGAAGTTAGGGTGGCTCGACAGCACATCGTTGACGGGAACAAGGAGCAGAAGTGAGCGAGCCGGCGTCCATCGCCCTGCAGCAGGAGATCGCCCGGGAACTCGAGGTGGCCGAGACCTTCGAGGCCGAGCGGGAGATCGAGCGCCGGGTGGCCTTCCTCGCCGAGCGGCTGGCCTCGACCGGGCTGCGCTCCCTGGTGCTCGGCATCAGCGGAGGCGTCGACTCCACCACCGCGGGCCGGCTGTGCCAGCTGGCCGTCGAGCGCGCCAGGGACGCCGGGCACGACGCGCGGTTCTACGCGATGCGGCTGCCGTACGGGGTCCAGGCCGACGAGCACGACGCCCAGCTCGCGCTCTCCTTCATCCGGGCCGACCAGGTGCTGACCGTGGACATCAAGCCCGCGAGCGACGCCGCGCTCGACGCGGCGCTGGCCGCCGGTGTGGGCTTCCGCGACGCCCACCACCAGGACTTCGTCCACGGCAACATCAAGGCCCGCCAGCGCATGATCGCCCAGTACGCGGTGGCCGGTGCGCACGACGGCCTGGTCGTCGGCACCGACCACGCGGCCGAGGCCGTCTCCGGCTTCTTCACCAAGTTCGGCGACGGCGCCGCCGACCTGGTCCCGCTGACCGGCCTGACCAAGCGCCGGGTGCGCGCCGTCGCGGAGATGCTGGGCGCACCGGCCGAGCTGATCTGGAAGGCCCCGACCGCCGACCTGGAGACCCTCGACCCGGGCAAGGCGGACGAGGACGCGCTCGGGGTCACCTACGACGACATCGACGACTTCCTCGAGGGCAAGCCGGTGGACGAGCGGACCCACGACAAGATCACCGGCCGCTACCGCCTCACCGACCACAAGCGGCGTCTGCCCATCGCGCCCTGAGAACCCGGGCCGC
It encodes the following:
- the nadE gene encoding ammonia-dependent NAD(+) synthetase, with amino-acid sequence MSEPASIALQQEIARELEVAETFEAEREIERRVAFLAERLASTGLRSLVLGISGGVDSTTAGRLCQLAVERARDAGHDARFYAMRLPYGVQADEHDAQLALSFIRADQVLTVDIKPASDAALDAALAAGVGFRDAHHQDFVHGNIKARQRMIAQYAVAGAHDGLVVGTDHAAEAVSGFFTKFGDGAADLVPLTGLTKRRVRAVAEMLGAPAELIWKAPTADLETLDPGKADEDALGVTYDDIDDFLEGKPVDERTHDKITGRYRLTDHKRRLPIAP
- a CDS encoding AAA domain-containing protein; this encodes MSVTTVTLRAPLVLVPGIGLDDRLRARAASSAGLPSDLSRIVHDLNQLEDGAAVSISPATGKYRASLLVHTRTYRLRLEATKRGTGYLVKHIDPLRLADHARLAGACLLVRPPAWRMVFELRAVPDGSDAQWQVLDQAWQDLGRVRAEQQGTPAVSEAQSEFLDSVDRLIDATEEITTRDDRQAAPFPYQRLTTTGGKRGSTPRSVYEFRLVGTESPPAGAFVRIQGDTETRGKVSRAVENTVTVRFEQPVSWDRLPARGALELIPSSVIFNKQRQAVAALRKREARNPGLLAAVVEHHVRAIPATTAQPHEDLDPEQLEAFRKALTTEDLLVVLGPPGTGKTRTITEIAHTAATTAGADSGRVLVTSHTNRAVDNVLARLPRDLVVIRVGDESKVHVDVKPLLLEEQADGLSQEIRHAMTQRTRAYEEAAAVEPWADELAARMRQVDGQLENAEAAALRLREASDAAAAPARARLAMLQDRQREADAALQSLFERAAFLQEKARHAGQRSHAFLIGRLYRSRARRREAEFATAHAEIQHLRALGPELRRQAEAAGAEADHAIRDDAAVRAARTALRTAEHLVGQGLQYAYDAADTAVHALRSVVPGEPEPPRLPHAADAAAALHALHRRLRDWLPLLAQRGELARQWQAAVGQEPGQLVPELVRYAQVVGATCIGAASRPELSGVDFDLGIVDEAGQIGVADTLVPLTRVRRGVLVGDDRQLPPFRDSEVDEWAKENGDPEVVRLLAQSALERLRGGLPASHIVQLTRQRRMPAEIADFISASFYRGELLTEKDHRHTGPLFASPMAFVDTGGLPDRVRRESGGRRTEGRGHRGPFNPCEARLLARLAAFYHHRGSEWVVIVPYLAQRLEVIRHLTPLIGDSQLADASVGSVDSYQGGERDIVLYGFTRSNAEGRIGFLKELRRANVAFTRAKSQLVMVGDLGTLMRADDPGFRTLMGELHRHLLDRGDLRDHKDVMAALDEALPDMGRAARGSSSEGGRP